In a genomic window of Gossypium arboreum isolate Shixiya-1 chromosome 9, ASM2569848v2, whole genome shotgun sequence:
- the LOC108456505 gene encoding NAC domain-containing protein 1-like, translating to MEVEPKRELCDTNQTPEKTPPLSLHHASSSDALGIVEAPENEEPIVNGTNNKDKIDDDGYLDSFPPGYRFCPLDEELVLYYLKKKVLNLPLPQNRIVEVNLYQYNPERLAELYKQYGEKEWYFFTPRDKKYRNGTRPNRAAMGGYWKATGADREVRFKDRIVGYRKALVFYKGRPPKGDKTSWIMHEYRVNDPPPLCSKKEGYTDMRLDDYVLCRIYKKVDKSGRTQTKTEDGLALTQKQERDEMMGSEDTMNYLSTMGMGMGGNFMNQAFPEFQYIFNDQFPSSFPTKYLNDRLEEDVWSFDFPPQLDVSVEGLINVDNVFSPDTANKNSTNSEMNTRD from the exons ATGGAAGTTGAACCTAAACGTGAGCTTTGTGATACCAACCAAACACCTGAAAAGACCCCACCACTGTCTCTTCACCATGCATCCTCCAGCGACGCCCTCGGCATTGTTGAGGCACCCGAGAACGAGGAACCGATTGTAAACGGTACCAACAACAAAGACAAGATTGATGATGATGGCTATCTTGATTCATTCCCTCCGGGATATCGGTTTTGTCCGCTCGATGAAGAGCTTGTGCTTTATTATTTGAAGAAAAAGGTCTTGAATTTACCTTTGCCTCAGAATAGGATCGTGGAAGTTAATTTGTATCAATATAATCCTGAAAGACTTGCAG AACTATATAAGCAATATGGAGAAAAAGAGTGGTATTTCTTTACCCCTAGAGATAAGAAGTACCGAAATGGAACCCGACCTAATCGGGCAGCCATGGGTGGGTACTGGAAGGCTACCGGTGCTGATCGAGAAGTTAGATTTAAAGATCGTATTGTGGGATATAGGAAGGCATTGGTTTTTTACAAAGGAAGACCTCCTAAAGGTGATAAAACTAGTTGGATTATGCATGAATATAGAGTGAATGATCCTCCTCCCTTATGCAGCAAGAAAGAGGGTTACACTGACATGAGG CTAGATGATTATGTTCTATGTAGGATTTACAAAAAAGTTGATAAATCTGGGAGAACGCAAACCAAAACTGAAGATGGATTGGCATTGACTCAAAAACAAGAAAGAGATGAGATGATGGGTTCGGAGGACACGATGAATTATTTAAGCACAATGGGAATGGGAATGGGTGGTAATTTTATGAATCAAGCATTTCCTGAATTTCAATACATTTTTAATGATCAATTTCCATCGTCTTTTCCTACCAAATATCTAAATGATAGATTGGAAGAAGATGTTTGGAGTTTCGATTTTCCCCCACAACTAGACGTTAGTGTTgaaggtttgataaatgtggaTAATGTTTTCTCACCCGATACTGCAAACAAAAATTCTACCAACTCAGAAATGAATACAAGAGATTGA